From Triticum aestivum cultivar Chinese Spring chromosome 4A, IWGSC CS RefSeq v2.1, whole genome shotgun sequence, a single genomic window includes:
- the LOC123083288 gene encoding chaperone protein ClpB1, giving the protein MSWSSPESMLFVGASAVASAALAWATWTLLDEFKYDKRPSETNYNELIGVKPLDATGSLRTLDATTTDPVIGRDDEIDRVVCILCRRTKNCAALVGAAGVGKTAIVEGLAQRIAAGNVPETLVGARIVEVDMGAMMAGTHWRGMFEQRIKDAIKEAEEAEGKVILFIDEMHMVVGAGGHKGGPIDAANILKPALARGRIRCVGATTSEEYQKYVQTDAALERRFQKVVVEEPSVHATVAILRGLKPRYQEHHGLKIQDDALVAAAHLAARYITGRKFPDKAIDLMDEACATIKMHADKQTSLEIVVGPGHVARVVSRWTKIPLATLDQEENEKLIHLAKKLHERVIGQDEAVNLVAQAVLRSRLGFGQIGQPISAFLFLGPIGVGKTELAKALAEKIFDNEKALIRFDMSEYADSGSVSRLTGGSRSYEEYGQLTEKVKRLPYSVILFDQVDKANASVFKVFHQLLDDAMLTDGKGQVVDFKNTIVIMTSNIGAEHLPSRIMGENTIKSGRDLLMNQVKKRFKPELINRLNKVVIFEPLSHDELRKIVKIQINNVISTVASKGVAVHATDAALDVILSESHDPVDGARPIRRWVQNHVTTILSDMLVDGEACAGSTISIDAAADDKRGLTFQVLKKQQELADQ; this is encoded by the exons ATGTCGTGGTCTTCCCCGGAAAGCATGCTCTTCGTCGGAGCATCGGCCGTTGCCAGCGCTGCTCTAGCCTGGGCAACGTGGACGTTGCTCGACGAGTTCAAGTACGACAAACGCCCTTCGGAAACAAACTACAACGAACTCATCGGCGTCAAGCCCCTGGACGCCACCGGCAGCCTCAGGACCTTGGATGCTACCACGACCGACCCCGTCATCGGCCGCGACGACGAGATTGACCGCGTCGTCTGCATCCTCTGCCGGCGCACGAAGAACTGCGCCGCGCTCGTCGGCGCCGCGGGGGTCGGCAAGACGGCCATCGTTGAGGGCCTCGCACAGCGCATCGCGGCCGGGAACGTCCCCGAGACGCTTGTCGGCGCACGCATCGTGGAGGTTGACATGGGGGCCATGATGGCCGGGACGCACTGGCGCGGCATGTTTGAGCAGCGCATCAAAGACGCCATCaaggaggcagaggaggcggaAGGCAAGGTCATCTTGTTCATCGACGAGATGCACATGGTCGTTGGCGCCGGCGGGCACAAGGGAGGCCCCATAGACGCCGCCAACATCCTCAAGCCGGCGCTGGCCCGCGGCCGCATTCGTTGCGTGGGCGCCACGACCTCCGAAGAGTATCAAAAATATGTTCAGACAGATGCCGCACTTGAGCGGCGGTTCCAGAAGGTTGTCGTCGAGGAGCCAAGTGTGCATGCAACCGTTGCCATCCTGCGAGGGCTGAAGCCAAGGTACCAAGAACACCATGGCCTGAAAATCCAGGACGATGCTCTTGTAGCCGCTGCACATCTCGCTGCCCGCTACATTACTG GCCGCAAATTCCCTGATAAAGCAATTGATCTTATGGATGAGGCATGCGCTACAATAAAGATGCACGCCGACAAACAAACGAGCCTGGAAATTGTTGTTGGCCCTGGACATGTAGCACGG GTTGTGAGCCGATGGACTAAAATCCCTCTCGCTACACTTGACCAAGAGGAGAACGAGAAGTTGATCCACCTTGCGAAAAAATTGCATGAGCGTGTTATTGGCCAGGATGAAGCTGTTAATTTGGTTGCGCAAGCAGTCCTACGTTCTAGGCTCGGATTTGGACAAATCGGACAACCGATAAGTGCATTCCTCTTTTTGGGCCCGATTGGCGTCGGAAAGACAGAACTTGCTAAAGCCCTCGCTGAGAAGATATTTGACAACGAGAAGGCATTGATTCGCTTTGATATGTCGGAATATGCTGATAGTGGATCTGTGTCACGTCTCACCGGAGGATCTCGAAG CTATGAAGAATATGGACAACTCACCGAGAAAGTCAAGAGGCTCCCATATAGTGTTATCCTTTTCGACCAAGTGGATAAAGCAAATGCCTCGGTATTCAAGGTTTTTCACCAGCTGCTCGACGATGCTATGTTGACCGATGGCAAAGGGCAAGTTGTAGATTTCAAGAACACTATCGTCATTATGACCTCAAATATAGGAGCAGAGCACCTACCGTCGAGAATTATGGGCGAAAATACAATCAAATCTGGAAGAGATCTCCTCATGAATCAG GTTAAGAAGCGCTTTAAGCCTGAACTTATCAATAGACTAAATAAGGTTGTGATATTCGAGCCACTTTCACACGATGAATTGAGGAAGATTGTGAAAATCCAGATAAATAATGTCATTTCGACAGTAGCTTCCAAGGGTGTCGCTGTACATGCAACTGATGCGGCCCTAGACGTCATCCTGTCAGAATCACATGACCCG GTGGACGGCGCAAGGCCCATTAGAAGGTGGGTGCAGAATCACGTGACCACGATTCTCTCGGACATGCTGGTCGACGGAGAAGCCTGTGCTGGCTCGACAATCTCCATCGATGCTGCCGCTGACGATAAGAGGGGGCTAACGTTCCAAGTGCTGAAGAAGCAGCAGGAGTTGGCAGATCAATGA
- the LOC123083289 gene encoding chaperone protein ClpB1-like: MSWSSPESMLFVGASAVASAALAWATWTLLDEFKYDKRPSETNYNELIGVKPLDATGSLRTLDATTTDPVIGRDDEIDRVVCILCRRTKNCAALVGAAGVGKTAIVEGLAQRIAAGNVPETLVGARIVEVDMGAMMAGTHWRGMFEQRIKDAIKEAEEAEGKVILFIDEMHMVVGAGGHKGGPIDAANILKPALARGRIRCVGATTSEEYQKYVQTDAALERRFQKVVVEEPSVHATVAILRGLKPRYQEHHGLKIQDDALVAAAHLAARYITGRKFPDKAIDLMDEACATIKMHADKQTSLEIVVGPGHVARVVSRWTKIPLATLDQEENEKLIHLAKKLHERVIGQDEVVNLVAQAVLRSRLGFGQIGQPISAFLFLGPIGVGKTELAKALAEKIFDNEKALIRFDMSEYADSGSVSRLTGGSRSYEEYGQLTEKVKRLPYSVILFDQVDKANASVFKVFHQLLDDAMLTDGKGQVVDFKNTIVIMTSNIGAEHLPSRIMGENTIKSGRDLLMNQVKKRFKPELINRLNKVVIFEPLSHDELRKIVKIQINNVISTVASKGVAVHATDAALDVILSESHDPVDGARPIRRWVQNHVTTILSDMLVDGEACAGSTISIDAAADDKRGLTFQVLKKQQELADQ, from the exons ATGTCGTGGTCTTCCCCGGAAAGCATGCTCTTCGTCGGAGCATCGGCCGTTGCCAGCGCTGCTCTAGCCTGGGCAACGTGGACGTTGCTCGACGAGTTCAAGTACGACAAACGCCCTTCGGAAACAAACTACAACGAACTCATCGGCGTCAAGCCCCTGGACGCCACCGGCAGCCTCAGGACCTTGGATGCTACCACGACCGACCCCGTCATCGGCCGCGACGACGAGATTGACCGCGTCGTCTGCATCCTCTGCCGGCGCACGAAGAACTGCGCCGCGCTCGTCGGCGCCGCGGGGGTCGGCAAGACGGCCATCGTTGAGGGCCTCGCACAGCGCATCGCGGCCGGGAACGTCCCCGAGACGCTTGTCGGCGCACGCATCGTGGAGGTTGACATGGGGGCCATGATGGCCGGGACGCACTGGCGCGGCATGTTTGAGCAGCGCATCAAAGACGCCATCaaggaggcagaggaggcggaAGGCAAGGTCATCTTGTTCATCGACGAGATGCACATGGTCGTTGGCGCCGGCGGGCACAAGGGAGGCCCCATAGACGCCGCCAACATCCTCAAGCCGGCGCTGGCCCGCGGCCGCATTCGTTGCGTGGGCGCCACGACCTCCGAAGAGTATCAAAAATATGTTCAGACAGATGCCGCACTTGAGCGGCGGTTCCAGAAGGTTGTCGTCGAGGAGCCAAGTGTGCATGCAACCGTTGCCATCCTGCGAGGGCTGAAGCCAAGGTACCAAGAACACCATGGCCTGAAAATCCAGGACGATGCTCTTGTAGCCGCTGCACATCTCGCTGCCCGCTACATTACTG GCCGCAAATTCCCTGATAAAGCAATTGATCTTATGGATGAGGCATGCGCTACAATAAAGATGCACGCCGACAAACAAACGAGCCTGGAAATTGTTGTTGGCCCTGGACATGTAGCACGG GTTGTGAGCCGATGGACTAAAATCCCTCTCGCTACACTTGACCAAGAGGAGAACGAGAAGTTGATCCACCTTGCGAAAAAATTGCATGAGCGTGTTATTGGCCAGGATGAAGTTGTTAATTTGGTTGCGCAAGCAGTCCTACGTTCTAGGCTCGGATTTGGACAAATCGGACAACCGATAAGTGCATTCCTCTTTTTGGGCCCGATTGGCGTCGGAAAGACAGAACTTGCTAAAGCCCTCGCTGAGAAGATATTTGACAACGAGAAGGCATTGATTCGCTTTGATATGTCGGAATATGCTGATAGTGGATCTGTGTCACGTCTCACCGGAGGATCTCGAAG CTATGAAGAATATGGACAACTCACCGAGAAAGTCAAGAGGCTCCCATATAGTGTTATCCTTTTCGACCAAGTGGATAAAGCAAATGCCTCGGTATTCAAGGTTTTTCACCAGCTGCTCGACGATGCTATGTTGACCGATGGCAAAGGGCAAGTTGTAGATTTCAAGAACACTATCGTCATTATGACCTCAAATATAGGAGCAGAGCACCTACCGTCGAGAATTATGGGCGAAAATACAATCAAATCTGGAAGAGATCTCCTCATGAATCAG GTTAAGAAGCGCTTTAAGCCTGAACTTATCAATAGACTAAATAAGGTTGTGATATTCGAGCCACTTTCACACGATGAATTGAGGAAGATTGTGAAAATCCAGATAAATAATGTCATTTCGACAGTAGCTTCCAAGGGTGTCGCTGTACATGCAACTGATGCGGCCCTAGACGTCATCCTGTCAGAATCACATGACCCG GTGGACGGCGCAAGGCCCATTAGAAGGTGGGTGCAGAATCACGTGACCACGATTCTCTCGGACATGCTGGTCGACGGAGAAGCCTGTGCTGGCTCGACAATCTCCATCGATGCTGCCGCTGACGATAAGAGGGGGCTAACGTTCCAAGTGCTGAAGAAGCAGCAGGAGTTGGCAGATCAATGA